In Pseudomonas fluorescens, the following are encoded in one genomic region:
- a CDS encoding CaiB/BaiF CoA-transferase family protein: MGVLSGIRVVEFEAIGPAPFGTMLLADMGADVVRIDRPQKASDLGPKLEGKRADITGRNRRSVTLDLKRPDSVAVALELIERADVVIEGFRPGTMERLGLGPEVALQRNPRLVYARMTGWGQTGPMADRAGHDLNYIALSGVLSSIGPAGGRPVPPLNLVGDYGGGGMLLAMGVLAALVNVQRGGAGQVVDAAMTEGAAQLGSVIWGLLAGGHWKEQRGSNLLDGGAPWYDTYETRDGQYMAIGPIESRFYGQMLDILGLSNADLPSQHDRVGWPRLREAFTAAFLGRTRKQWEEAFEGSDACVAPVLGLAEAARHPHGVARGSFIEVDGVVQPVPAPRFLGTPSAQPQPAPERGEHGDAALRDWGFDTAAIERLRELGLGFGA; encoded by the coding sequence ATGGGCGTACTGAGCGGCATTCGGGTGGTGGAGTTTGAGGCAATCGGGCCGGCGCCGTTTGGCACCATGCTGTTGGCCGACATGGGCGCCGACGTGGTACGCATCGACCGGCCGCAGAAGGCCAGTGACCTGGGGCCGAAACTTGAAGGCAAGCGGGCCGACATCACCGGGCGCAACCGCCGTTCGGTCACTCTCGACCTGAAACGCCCCGACAGTGTCGCTGTCGCGCTGGAGTTGATTGAACGCGCCGACGTGGTGATCGAAGGGTTTCGCCCCGGCACGATGGAGCGCCTGGGGCTCGGCCCGGAAGTCGCGCTACAGCGCAATCCGCGCCTGGTCTACGCCCGTATGACCGGCTGGGGCCAGACCGGCCCGATGGCCGATCGCGCCGGTCATGACCTGAACTACATCGCCTTGTCGGGTGTGCTGTCGAGTATTGGCCCGGCCGGTGGTCGGCCGGTGCCGCCGCTGAACCTGGTGGGTGACTATGGCGGTGGCGGCATGTTGCTGGCGATGGGCGTACTGGCGGCGCTGGTCAATGTGCAGCGCGGCGGCGCCGGGCAGGTGGTCGACGCGGCGATGACCGAAGGTGCGGCGCAGCTGGGCTCGGTGATCTGGGGCCTGCTGGCCGGTGGTCACTGGAAAGAACAGCGCGGCAGCAACCTGCTCGATGGCGGTGCGCCCTGGTACGACACCTACGAAACCCGCGACGGCCAGTACATGGCGATCGGGCCGATTGAATCGCGCTTCTATGGGCAGATGCTGGACATTCTCGGGCTCTCCAACGCAGACCTGCCCAGCCAGCACGACCGGGTTGGCTGGCCACGCCTGCGTGAGGCATTTACTGCCGCGTTCCTCGGTCGTACCCGCAAACAATGGGAAGAGGCCTTCGAAGGCAGCGACGCCTGCGTTGCACCGGTGTTGGGCCTGGCCGAAGCAGCCAGGCACCCCCACGGCGTTGCCCGTGGCAGCTTCATCGAAGTCGACGGGGTGGTGCAACCGGTCCCGGCTCCGCGTTTCCTCGGCACGCCATCGGCGCAACCGCAACCGGCGCCCGAGCGTGGAGAACATGGCGACGCAGCACTGCGCGACTGGGGCTTCGACACCGCGGCCATCGAGCGCTTGCGTGAACTGGGCCTGGGTTTTGGCGCCTGA
- a CDS encoding LuxR C-terminal-related transcriptional regulator, translated as MDKHRKSNASDTHASQVFNPVQSPIVSTKLVPPRSAGRLISRERLQEQMLKARRLRCIVLKGPAGCGKTSTLIAWRQALLPLGFDVAWLTLSADDNELARFLDYLLASLGQIDPTLVREATQLEGRGIDSEAVERTVITLVRSIASRGRELVLVLDDLHHLTDVGIHQALQWLIDYAPANLHLALISRSVVPLSLARLRSQELVLELNLRDLRFTSAESEQFLKAQLGEITARDARMMHELTDGWVAGLQLLAVSRKKNRPPAATEATSVQAQLRDDQAFARFFEVEVLSHLSPTDLDLLLLMAVCNRFCASLCAALSGHPQAVAEANALLTRLERDNLFLIPVDSAERETWYRLHPLLRETLLKYFDSRSNAEQQAVHVRAWNWFREHNHLDEAVHHAVMGGDPSAAADLVEQHCEALYAHGDLRMLIELVRLLPVEQVQARVKLRILKTRMQLYARDFVACTASLEQLFRDVPESEVHDRFMISLLRASLALQRDDTDAAMTVLPQLLNPPAGSNSVAIGSCANILSWLYMHRGEYEKARQVQLDRPNLLINGQPLLGTTAGSLQGRCLIGLSLALEGQMTQAERVYRDVLHEASQCGKGGADATYLSAALLGEVLYETNDLDAAFKMLSGWIDILERISIPDSVLRVLQVLWNVQWLAGNHQEALAFVERLDEYAIKLGLERLQAYCLTWQVRWLLTLGETAQAQAKLARLDAIDARHPDAGHTALKEIHILAENARARWQLAQGDLDGAFARIEQLIETCERHRRQLGAVRLMVLSAVIESERGHHEQARDKVMEALRRGQRFGLVRSLIDAHPNGLNLICDITSREVLDPVLAFYVERLQAAGATAPAVSKAKPATAATSKPLAAGIEPLSEREIEVVRLLAQALPNKKIARALGLSPETVKWHLSHIYSKLGVSSRDEAVARVRDLESQSDTGVTPP; from the coding sequence ATGGATAAACACCGCAAGTCCAATGCATCGGACACCCATGCCAGCCAGGTCTTCAATCCGGTTCAGTCCCCGATCGTCAGCACCAAACTGGTTCCGCCGCGCAGCGCCGGGCGCCTGATTTCCCGCGAGCGCCTGCAGGAGCAAATGCTCAAGGCCCGCCGCCTGCGTTGCATCGTGCTCAAGGGGCCGGCCGGGTGTGGCAAGACCTCGACCCTGATCGCCTGGCGCCAGGCGCTGTTGCCGCTGGGGTTCGATGTGGCGTGGCTGACGCTGTCGGCGGATGACAACGAACTGGCGCGCTTTCTTGACTATCTGCTGGCGAGCCTCGGCCAGATCGACCCGACGCTCGTGCGCGAAGCGACTCAACTGGAAGGTCGCGGCATCGACAGCGAAGCCGTGGAGCGGACTGTCATCACCCTGGTGCGCAGCATTGCCAGCCGTGGCCGTGAGCTGGTGCTGGTACTCGACGACCTGCACCACCTGACTGACGTAGGCATTCACCAGGCCCTGCAATGGCTGATCGACTACGCCCCGGCCAACCTGCATCTGGCGCTGATATCGCGCAGTGTCGTGCCGCTGTCCCTGGCGCGGTTGCGCAGCCAGGAACTGGTGCTGGAACTGAACCTGCGGGACTTGCGTTTCACGTCCGCCGAATCCGAACAGTTCCTCAAGGCGCAGTTGGGCGAGATCACCGCCCGGGACGCCAGGATGATGCATGAGCTGACCGATGGCTGGGTCGCCGGCCTGCAACTGCTCGCCGTCAGCCGCAAAAAGAATCGCCCGCCTGCCGCCACAGAGGCAACGTCGGTGCAGGCGCAGCTACGGGACGATCAAGCCTTCGCCAGGTTTTTCGAGGTCGAAGTGTTGTCCCACCTGTCACCGACAGACCTGGACCTGTTGCTGCTCATGGCCGTGTGCAACCGTTTCTGCGCCTCGTTGTGCGCTGCCTTGAGCGGTCACCCGCAGGCGGTTGCCGAGGCGAACGCGCTGCTGACGCGGCTGGAGCGAGACAACCTGTTCCTGATTCCGGTGGACAGCGCCGAGCGCGAAACCTGGTATCGCCTGCACCCATTGCTGCGCGAAACCCTGCTCAAGTATTTCGACTCGCGCAGCAACGCCGAGCAACAAGCGGTGCACGTTCGCGCATGGAACTGGTTCCGCGAGCACAATCACCTGGATGAAGCGGTGCACCATGCGGTCATGGGCGGCGACCCGTCGGCCGCCGCCGATCTGGTGGAACAACACTGCGAGGCGCTGTACGCCCATGGCGACCTGCGCATGTTGATCGAGCTGGTGCGGCTGTTGCCGGTCGAACAGGTACAGGCCCGGGTCAAGCTGCGCATTCTCAAAACGCGGATGCAGCTGTATGCCAGGGACTTCGTGGCCTGCACCGCCAGCCTCGAACAACTGTTTCGCGACGTTCCCGAGAGCGAAGTCCATGACCGCTTCATGATCTCGCTGCTGCGCGCCTCTTTGGCCCTGCAACGGGATGACACCGATGCGGCCATGACGGTCCTGCCGCAATTGCTCAACCCGCCTGCGGGCAGCAACAGCGTGGCCATCGGCTCCTGTGCCAACATCCTGTCCTGGCTGTACATGCACCGCGGTGAATACGAAAAGGCCCGGCAGGTGCAACTCGACCGGCCGAACCTGCTGATCAATGGCCAGCCGCTGTTGGGGACCACGGCGGGCAGCCTTCAGGGTCGTTGCCTGATCGGCTTGAGCTTGGCCCTTGAAGGCCAGATGACCCAGGCGGAACGGGTTTACCGCGATGTGCTGCATGAAGCCAGCCAATGCGGCAAGGGCGGTGCCGACGCGACTTATCTCTCCGCTGCGCTGCTCGGCGAAGTGCTATACGAAACCAACGACCTCGACGCCGCGTTCAAGATGCTCTCGGGCTGGATCGACATTCTCGAACGGATTTCGATTCCCGATTCCGTGCTGCGTGTGCTGCAAGTGCTGTGGAATGTGCAATGGCTGGCGGGTAACCATCAGGAGGCCCTGGCGTTTGTCGAGCGGCTTGATGAGTACGCGATCAAACTCGGCCTGGAGCGCCTGCAAGCCTACTGCCTGACCTGGCAGGTGCGCTGGTTGCTGACGCTCGGGGAAACCGCACAAGCCCAGGCCAAACTGGCGCGCCTGGATGCCATCGACGCGCGCCACCCGGACGCCGGGCACACGGCACTCAAGGAAATCCACATCCTGGCCGAGAACGCCCGCGCTCGCTGGCAACTGGCACAGGGCGACCTGGACGGCGCCTTCGCACGCATAGAACAGCTGATCGAAACCTGTGAAAGGCACCGCCGCCAACTCGGAGCGGTACGCCTGATGGTGCTCAGTGCCGTGATCGAGTCCGAACGGGGTCACCATGAGCAGGCGCGGGACAAGGTCATGGAGGCGCTGCGCCGAGGGCAACGCTTCGGCCTGGTACGTAGCCTCATCGACGCCCACCCGAACGGGTTGAACCTGATCTGCGATATCACCAGCCGGGAAGTCCTGGACCCGGTGCTGGCGTTTTATGTCGAGCGCTTGCAGGCCGCCGGGGCCACGGCCCCTGCGGTCTCGAAAGCCAAGCCCGCGACGGCGGCAACCAGCAAACCGCTGGCGGCCGGGATCGAGCCCTTGAGCGAGCGGGAGATCGAAGTGGTGCGCCTGCTGGCCCAGGCCCTGCCCAACAAGAAAATCGCCCGTGCGCTGGGGCTGTCCCCGGAAACCGTGAAATGGCACCTGAGCCATATCTACAGCAAGCTCGGCGTCAGCAGCCGCGATGAAGCGGTGGCGCGGGTGCGGGATCTGGAATCGCAAAGCGATACCGGGGTTACCCCTCCATAA
- a CDS encoding acyl-CoA dehydrogenase family protein has translation MFRTTVRRFFERECLPRQAAWDKAGQVDRETWLKAGREGLLGITLPTEYGGGGGDFGHCAVFNEEFARAGVSGAYFGMHSDVIAPYINRCGNEEQKQKWLPGICAGEIILAIAMTEPGTGSDLKAVRTTAVRDGDEYVINGSKTFISNGLTADLVIVVCKTDPAAGAKGISLIAVETGRAGFNHGRKLEKVGQHAQDTAELFFDNVRVPVGNRLGEEGLGFTYLMGELPQERFSIAVSAAAKLERLLEQTIEYVKDRKAFNQTVWDFQNSKFKLADIKAQATALRVMVDYYLGEHMRRRLTLEEAAIAKLHTTETLWKCIDDMVQLHGGYGYMMEYPIARAFVDMRVNRIYGGTSEVMREMIARKL, from the coding sequence ATGTTCCGCACCACCGTGCGGCGTTTTTTCGAGCGTGAATGCCTGCCGCGCCAGGCCGCCTGGGACAAGGCCGGCCAGGTCGACCGGGAAACCTGGCTCAAGGCCGGCCGCGAAGGCCTGCTCGGCATCACCCTGCCCACCGAATACGGTGGTGGCGGCGGCGATTTCGGCCACTGCGCGGTGTTCAACGAAGAGTTCGCCCGGGCTGGCGTGAGCGGCGCCTACTTCGGCATGCACTCCGACGTGATCGCCCCCTACATCAACCGTTGCGGCAACGAAGAACAGAAACAGAAATGGCTGCCGGGCATCTGCGCAGGCGAAATCATCCTCGCCATCGCCATGACCGAACCCGGCACCGGCAGCGACCTGAAAGCCGTGCGCACCACCGCCGTACGCGATGGCGACGAGTACGTGATCAATGGCAGCAAGACCTTCATCAGCAACGGCCTGACTGCCGACCTGGTGATCGTCGTGTGCAAGACCGACCCGGCCGCTGGCGCCAAGGGCATCAGCCTGATTGCCGTGGAAACCGGCCGCGCCGGTTTCAATCATGGCCGCAAGCTGGAAAAGGTCGGCCAGCACGCCCAGGACACCGCCGAGCTGTTCTTCGACAACGTCCGTGTACCGGTGGGCAACCGCCTGGGCGAGGAAGGCCTGGGCTTCACCTACCTGATGGGGGAACTGCCCCAGGAGCGTTTTTCCATCGCCGTGTCCGCCGCCGCCAAACTTGAGCGCCTGCTGGAGCAGACCATCGAGTATGTGAAAGACCGCAAGGCCTTCAACCAGACCGTGTGGGACTTCCAGAACAGCAAATTCAAGCTCGCCGACATCAAGGCCCAGGCCACCGCCCTGCGGGTGATGGTCGACTACTACCTGGGCGAACACATGCGCCGACGGCTGACCCTGGAAGAAGCCGCCATCGCCAAGCTCCACACCACCGAAACCCTGTGGAAATGCATCGACGACATGGTCCAGCTGCACGGCGGCTACGGCTACATGATGGAGTACCCGATTGCCCGCGCGTTCGTCGACATGCGCGTCAACCGCATCTACGGCGGCACCAGTGAAGTCATGCGCGAAATGATCGCGCGCAAGCTCTGA
- a CDS encoding lipid-transfer protein, with amino-acid sequence MSNKVFVAGVGMIQFKKPGTNEPYDIMGEQAIRLALADCGLDFSDIQQAYAGYVYGDSTCGQKALYRVGMTGIPLINVNNNCATGSSALFLARQAVASGAVDCALAFGFEQMNPGALKSAWTDRAPATERALKLTNELVGMPDLPTAIRQFAGAGYAHMQKYGTRLETFAKIRAKASRHAANNPLAVFRNVVTPEEVLAAPMLWEGVLTRLMACPPTCGAAASIVVSEAFAKKHGLRTDVLMAGQALTTDLPSTYDAKDMIRVVGFDMTRMAADIAYNQAGIGPQDIDVIELHDCFAQNELLTYEGLGLCAEGGAEQLVNDGDNTYGGQWVTNPSGGLLSKGHPLGATGLAQCYELTHQLRGTAEQRQVPNARIAVQHNLGLGGACVVTVYQKN; translated from the coding sequence ATGAGCAATAAAGTGTTCGTTGCTGGCGTCGGCATGATCCAGTTCAAGAAACCGGGGACCAACGAGCCCTACGACATCATGGGTGAACAGGCGATTCGCCTGGCCCTGGCCGATTGCGGGCTGGACTTCAGTGACATCCAGCAGGCCTACGCCGGTTACGTCTACGGCGACTCCACCTGCGGCCAGAAAGCCCTGTACCGCGTGGGCATGACCGGTATCCCGCTGATCAACGTCAACAACAACTGCGCCACCGGCTCCAGCGCGCTGTTCCTGGCCCGGCAGGCCGTGGCCAGCGGTGCGGTGGACTGCGCCCTGGCATTTGGCTTCGAGCAGATGAATCCCGGCGCGTTGAAATCCGCCTGGACCGACCGCGCCCCGGCCACCGAGCGCGCCCTCAAGCTGACCAACGAACTGGTGGGCATGCCCGACCTGCCGACCGCCATCCGCCAGTTCGCCGGCGCCGGTTACGCACACATGCAGAAGTACGGCACCCGGCTGGAAACCTTCGCCAAAATCCGCGCCAAGGCCAGCCGCCATGCCGCCAACAACCCGCTGGCCGTATTCCGCAACGTAGTCACCCCTGAGGAAGTCCTGGCTGCGCCAATGTTGTGGGAAGGCGTGCTGACCCGCCTGATGGCCTGCCCGCCGACCTGCGGCGCCGCCGCGAGCATCGTGGTCTCCGAAGCTTTCGCAAAAAAGCATGGCCTGCGCACCGACGTGCTGATGGCCGGCCAGGCCCTGACCACTGACCTGCCGAGCACCTACGACGCCAAGGACATGATCCGCGTGGTCGGTTTCGACATGACCCGCATGGCCGCCGACATCGCCTACAACCAGGCGGGCATCGGTCCACAAGACATCGACGTGATCGAACTGCACGACTGCTTCGCGCAGAACGAGCTGCTGACCTACGAAGGCCTCGGCCTGTGCGCTGAAGGCGGCGCCGAGCAACTGGTCAACGACGGCGACAACACCTATGGCGGCCAGTGGGTGACCAACCCCTCCGGCGGCCTGCTCTCCAAGGGCCACCCGCTGGGCGCCACCGGCCTGGCCCAGTGCTACGAGCTGACTCATCAGCTGCGCGGCACCGCCGAACAACGCCAGGTGCCGAACGCGCGCATCGCCGTGCAGCACAACCTCGGTCTGGGCGGCGCCTGCGTCGTCACCGTGTACCAGAAAAACTGA
- a CDS encoding MaoC family dehydratase N-terminal domain-containing protein, which translates to MIDKKHIGRQLPTFLATAEAGQLRFFAKATGETNPIYFDEQAARDAGHPNLPLPPTFLFSLEFQIPSNAWRFELGIVTARILHGEESFRYHRMAYAGDTLRFDVRIADIYEKKGGALEFVVRETRVTNQHGEHVADLRSVLVQRNS; encoded by the coding sequence ATGATCGACAAGAAACACATCGGCAGACAACTGCCCACCTTCCTCGCCACCGCCGAAGCCGGGCAACTGCGCTTCTTCGCCAAGGCCACCGGGGAAACCAACCCGATCTACTTCGACGAGCAGGCCGCTCGCGATGCAGGGCATCCGAACCTGCCATTGCCACCGACCTTTCTGTTCTCACTGGAATTCCAGATCCCGTCCAACGCCTGGCGCTTTGAGCTGGGCATCGTCACCGCGCGCATCCTGCACGGTGAGGAATCGTTCCGTTATCACCGCATGGCCTATGCCGGCGACACCCTGCGCTTCGACGTACGCATCGCCGACATCTACGAAAAAAAAGGCGGCGCGCTGGAATTCGTGGTGCGCGAGACCCGAGTCACCAACCAGCACGGTGAGCACGTCGCGGACCTGCGCAGCGTGCTCGTGCAGCGCAACAGCTGA
- a CDS encoding MaoC family dehydratase, with the protein MNAISLEKINIGDTLPPLALPPINRTTLALFAGASGDHNAIHIDTDYARKAGMADVFAHGMLSMAYLGRLLTQWVDQRQVREFGVRFLGITHLGHQINCTGTVVERFDVDGEQRIKVEVRTTNQYGETKIVGDAVIAL; encoded by the coding sequence ATGAACGCGATTAGCCTGGAAAAAATCAACATCGGCGACACCCTGCCACCGCTGGCGCTGCCGCCGATCAACCGCACCACCCTGGCGCTGTTCGCCGGCGCGTCGGGCGACCACAACGCCATTCACATCGACACCGACTACGCGCGCAAGGCCGGCATGGCCGACGTGTTCGCCCACGGCATGTTGTCGATGGCCTACCTCGGTCGCCTGCTGACCCAGTGGGTCGACCAGCGCCAAGTGCGCGAGTTCGGCGTGCGCTTTCTCGGCATCACCCACCTGGGCCACCAGATCAACTGCACCGGCACCGTGGTCGAGCGTTTTGACGTCGACGGCGAGCAACGCATCAAGGTTGAAGTGCGCACCACCAATCAATACGGCGAGACCAAGATCGTTGGTGACGCCGTGATCGCTCTGTAA
- a CDS encoding SDR family oxidoreductase translates to MAKLEGKVALVTGSGRGIGQQIALKLASEGARIVINDLDADPAHETAQLIRKMGGEAAVCHGNVSAPDFAERYIKTAMDNFNGIDIIVNNAGYTWDDVIQKMTDEQWYAILDCHMTAPFRILRAAYPIIKAQAQADAAAEREVFRKVVNISSVSALNGNAGQMNYSSAKAGVLGMTRALAREWGRFKVNVNAVAFGFIETRMTSADAHAGATVNIEGRDIRVGISPEAAKSFAQRNPLGRPGTTKEAADAVYLFCSPESNYITAQTIAVAGNLQ, encoded by the coding sequence ATGGCAAAACTCGAAGGCAAAGTAGCACTGGTCACCGGTTCCGGTCGTGGCATCGGCCAGCAGATCGCCCTGAAACTGGCGAGCGAAGGCGCGCGTATCGTGATCAACGACCTCGACGCCGATCCGGCCCACGAGACTGCGCAACTGATCCGCAAGATGGGTGGCGAAGCCGCCGTCTGCCACGGCAACGTCAGCGCCCCGGACTTCGCCGAGCGCTACATCAAGACCGCGATGGACAACTTCAACGGCATCGACATCATCGTCAACAACGCCGGCTACACCTGGGACGACGTGATCCAGAAGATGACCGACGAGCAGTGGTACGCGATTCTCGACTGCCACATGACCGCACCGTTCCGCATCCTGCGTGCCGCCTACCCGATCATCAAGGCGCAGGCCCAGGCGGACGCCGCAGCAGAGCGCGAAGTGTTCCGCAAAGTGGTGAACATCTCGTCGGTCTCGGCCCTCAACGGCAATGCCGGGCAGATGAACTACTCCTCGGCCAAGGCCGGCGTACTGGGCATGACCCGCGCGCTGGCACGTGAATGGGGCCGTTTCAAGGTCAACGTCAACGCCGTGGCCTTCGGTTTCATCGAAACCCGCATGACCAGCGCCGACGCCCATGCCGGTGCCACGGTGAACATCGAAGGCCGTGACATCCGCGTCGGCATCAGCCCGGAAGCGGCAAAGTCCTTCGCGCAGCGCAACCCGTTGGGCCGCCCGGGCACCACGAAGGAAGCGGCCGACGCCGTGTACCTGTTCTGCTCGCCGGAGTCGAACTACATCACGGCCCAGACCATCGCGGTGGCCGGCAATCTGCAGTAA
- a CDS encoding TetR/AcrR family transcriptional regulator, with the protein MNMTETNIRQAAIKLISRNGYGSMSLRQLATESGINASTLYLYYQGKGELLLELILEYFEAMSQEWARCRPAVARADFKLRAFVACHVRYHLEHQDQAVLGNLEFRSLDENSLALVRQARRVYLKDVQDLLEQGVREGSLSCAEPKLMARTLFNMLTHACVWYQADGRWSVDEVIRHYSELVLKMLGAAPIASPRPPVRRVAITRRAVPMEAVS; encoded by the coding sequence ATGAACATGACTGAAACCAATATCCGCCAGGCTGCCATCAAACTGATCTCGCGTAATGGCTACGGGTCGATGAGCCTGCGTCAACTGGCAACCGAATCGGGGATCAACGCCTCGACGCTGTACCTCTATTACCAAGGCAAAGGCGAGTTGCTGCTGGAGCTGATCCTCGAATACTTCGAGGCAATGTCCCAGGAGTGGGCCCGGTGCCGCCCCGCCGTAGCGCGTGCCGATTTCAAACTCCGCGCTTTCGTGGCCTGCCATGTGCGTTATCACCTGGAACATCAGGACCAGGCAGTACTCGGCAACCTGGAATTCAGGAGCCTGGACGAAAATTCGCTGGCATTGGTGCGCCAGGCCCGTCGGGTTTACCTCAAAGACGTGCAAGATCTGCTGGAACAAGGCGTGCGTGAAGGCTCGCTCAGCTGCGCCGAACCCAAACTGATGGCGCGCACCCTGTTCAACATGCTCACCCACGCCTGTGTCTGGTATCAGGCCGATGGCCGCTGGAGCGTCGACGAAGTGATCCGCCATTACTCGGAACTGGTGCTGAAAATGCTCGGTGCCGCGCCCATCGCATCACCTCGCCCACCCGTGCGTCGTGTGGCCATTACACGCCGCGCTGTGCCGATGGAGGCAGTTTCATGA
- a CDS encoding SDR family oxidoreductase, whose protein sequence is MSDLMQPFSMAGKTVLVADATTRLGTHFARLISLAGARVALGAQRPAQLEQLEADLRWEGGEVLIVSLDSARRPSIEAALEAVEERFGSIDVLINNSAEREHVALNNHLVHCTSLRMIKAERGGSIVNIEPPPRPISEPNPCLRSNSSLIRMSRAMAQSLTPHRIRVNVIAAGRGKDTGLQELNGPLLLLASGAGASVTGAVLHIDNHTT, encoded by the coding sequence ATGAGCGACCTCATGCAACCCTTTTCCATGGCCGGCAAAACCGTATTGGTAGCCGATGCCACCACCCGGCTCGGCACCCATTTCGCCCGACTGATCAGCCTCGCCGGCGCCCGGGTAGCCCTCGGCGCGCAACGCCCCGCACAGCTTGAGCAGCTGGAAGCCGACCTGCGCTGGGAGGGTGGTGAAGTGCTGATCGTCAGCCTCGACAGCGCCCGCCGTCCCAGCATCGAAGCGGCGCTTGAGGCCGTCGAGGAGCGCTTCGGCAGCATCGATGTACTGATCAACAACAGCGCCGAGCGCGAGCACGTGGCGCTGAACAATCACCTGGTCCATTGCACCAGCCTGCGCATGATCAAGGCCGAACGTGGCGGCAGCATCGTTAACATCGAACCGCCGCCCCGCCCGATCAGCGAGCCCAACCCTTGTTTGCGCTCCAACAGCAGCCTGATCCGCATGAGCCGGGCCATGGCCCAGTCGCTGACGCCGCATCGGATTCGGGTCAATGTGATTGCCGCCGGACGCGGCAAGGACACGGGTCTGCAGGAGCTCAACGGGCCCTTGCTATTGCTGGCCAGTGGCGCGGGTGCCAGCGTCACCGGTGCGGTGTTGCATATCGACAACCACACCACCTGA